From the Xiphophorus hellerii strain 12219 chromosome 20, Xiphophorus_hellerii-4.1, whole genome shotgun sequence genome, the window GAGCACTGTCACCTCTTTGCCTGAGATGTCTGTGGCTTTGGTTTTGTTGCCCACCCAGACACTAACACTCTCACACACCGAGTACACCCCCCGGTGCTGAGGCTGCCTTCGAGTCCTCCTGCTGACACCCTGTCCCCCTGCTGGCTCCGCATCGGGGGGCTGTGAGCTGAAAAGCACCCTGGGTGAGAGGTGGCGGCGCTTATTGAAGAGCTTGGGGTCCACAGTGGGGATGGAGGTGGGGTGGTCCTGTTGTGCTGTTGTGACGCTGCACAAGACCCCTATGATGGGGGCCACAGCCTGGGCACTGAAGATGAGAAACAGGACCAGCATGGATGACCTCATGGGCACACGATCTAAGATAACCAATGAGAAGAGCGAAAACAACTGTTACAACACAAtcaaaaaacatccaaataaaagaagaaacagctTCTTGTATGTTGTTGTGAAAAACACTgttgttttagttgtttgtaGGTACTTTACAGAAACATCAGCAGCCATAAACAGTTGTCACCCTTTAACTGTgttttgtgcttgttttttgCCAACTCTAATGGATTTAAAACCTTTGTGTGTTCACCAGTTTATCTACTGCTTGGTCTTAGGCAAGACAAGTCCATCTGAATAGCACCATTTATAC encodes:
- the ngfb gene encoding nerve growth factor: MRSSMLVLFLIFSAQAVAPIIGVLCSVTTAQQDHPTSIPTVDPKLFNKRRHLSPRVLFSSQPPDAEPAGGQGVSRRTRRQPQHRGVYSVCESVSVWVGNKTKATDISGKEVTVLPYVNINNVKKKQYFFETTCHSPPSGGSRCLGIDARHWNSHCTNSHTFVRALTSSENQVAWRLIRINVACVCVLSRKSWQH